One genomic segment of Cytophagales bacterium includes these proteins:
- a CDS encoding PKD domain-containing protein — translation MTITTNNPAGPCPAVSDSMALCFFSCAAPVADFTASDTTICDSTCINFSDLSTNNPTSWEWSFPGATPDTSNDQNPVSICYSAPGNYTVTLVATNGSGSDDTTMTNYIIVDTASTAYAGPDTNICDTGSYTITGATIGGSATSLLWTTSGNGTFDDSTLLAAIYTPSAADTAAGCVTLTITTNNPAGPCPAVSDSMVLCFYSCAAPVADFSSSDTIFCEGACIDFTDLSMNATGWMWYFPGGTPDTSTAQNPTGICFDSVGTYTNSLVATNANGQDSIAKIIVVDSCPPPVANFSSSDTTFCVGACIDFSDLSSNTPTSWAWSFPGAVPSSDTLKNPVGICYDTAGTYDVILTVTNASGTDDTTFTGYITVNSCPAPVANFTASDTVICEGDTVNFTALSPNTTTWAWLFPGGTPPVSNDSTFSVIYSSSGTYSVTLTVSNVNGSDTLIQTSYITVNPLPTVNLGADITFCIGDSAVLDAGASFSSYLWQDGSANQTLTTDTAGIYFVKVTDLNGCEGNDTVILTVNSLLPVANFGYSDSSLTVTFTDSSVNETMWVWDFGDGNTDTVQNPVHTYAIAGSYNVCLIAGNACGSDSICDSVTAKVIKIQLFIPNAFSPNGDGENDVFRIIGSGITKIYLAVYDRWGVRVFETEDIKEAIETGWDGKYKRKEQGMAVFVYYVKVKFVDGTSDTKKGDVTLIR, via the coding sequence TTGACGATCACAACAAATAACCCGGCAGGTCCATGCCCCGCAGTTTCAGATTCTATGGCACTATGCTTTTTTTCCTGTGCGGCTCCTGTTGCCGATTTTACTGCGAGTGATACAACAATATGCGACAGCACTTGTATCAATTTTTCTGATTTAAGCACAAATAACCCTACAAGCTGGGAGTGGTCATTTCCCGGAGCTACACCCGACACATCCAATGATCAAAACCCGGTAAGTATTTGTTATTCCGCACCGGGAAATTATACCGTAACCTTGGTTGCCACCAATGGCAGCGGCTCGGATGATACTACCATGACCAACTATATCATTGTTGACACGGCATCTACCGCCTATGCAGGACCGGATACCAATATCTGTGACACCGGTTCATATACAATAACAGGGGCAACCATAGGCGGAAGTGCAACAAGCTTATTATGGACAACTTCAGGGAATGGCACCTTTGATGATTCAACCTTATTAGCTGCAATCTACACACCTTCAGCAGCTGACACCGCAGCAGGGTGTGTAACTTTGACGATCACAACAAATAACCCGGCAGGTCCATGCCCCGCAGTTTCAGATTCTATGGTGCTATGCTTTTATTCATGTGCTGCACCCGTTGCAGATTTTTCATCAAGCGATACAATATTTTGTGAAGGTGCCTGCATTGACTTTACCGATTTAAGTATGAATGCAACCGGTTGGATGTGGTATTTTCCAGGGGGAACACCCGATACTTCTACTGCACAAAATCCAACAGGTATCTGTTTTGATAGTGTCGGAACTTACACCAACTCTCTGGTGGCAACCAATGCAAACGGGCAGGATTCTATTGCGAAGATTATAGTTGTTGATTCATGCCCACCGCCTGTTGCAAATTTTTCATCGAGCGATACTACATTTTGTGTAGGTGCCTGTATTGATTTTAGCGATTTAAGCTCCAATACTCCTACGAGTTGGGCTTGGTCCTTTCCCGGTGCCGTACCTTCTTCAGATACCCTAAAAAACCCCGTAGGCATATGTTACGATACTGCCGGAACTTATGATGTAATATTAACTGTAACAAATGCAAGTGGAACAGATGACACTACATTTACGGGTTACATTACCGTTAACTCTTGCCCCGCACCAGTGGCGAATTTTACTGCAAGTGACACAGTAATATGTGAGGGAGATACTGTTAATTTTACGGCATTAAGCCCCAACACCACCACTTGGGCCTGGTTGTTTCCCGGTGGAACACCGCCAGTTTCCAATGATTCTACTTTTTCTGTTATTTACAGTTCATCCGGCACGTATAGTGTTACTTTAACGGTATCTAATGTAAACGGCTCGGATACTTTGATTCAGACGAGCTATATAACTGTAAATCCTTTACCAACGGTGAATTTAGGAGCAGATATTACATTTTGCATAGGGGATAGCGCTGTATTGGATGCTGGTGCCAGCTTTTCAAGTTATTTATGGCAGGACGGTTCTGCAAATCAAACTTTGACTACAGATACTGCTGGAATATACTTCGTTAAAGTAACCGATTTAAACGGATGTGAAGGAAATGACACAGTAATATTAACGGTCAATTCATTGCTTCCTGTAGCAAATTTTGGATATTCTGATTCAAGCTTAACTGTTACCTTTACAGATTCGTCTGTTAATGAAACTATGTGGGTATGGGATTTTGGTGATGGCAATACAGATACAGTGCAAAATCCTGTGCATACTTATGCTATTGCCGGAAGTTATAATGTATGTTTGATAGCAGGTAACGCTTGCGGTTCAGATAGTATCTGTGATTCAGTAACTGCAAAAGTTATAAAGATTCAGCTATTTATCCCCAACGCCTTCAGTCCTAACGGTGATGGAGAAAATGATGTGTTTCGTATAATAGGCAGCGGCATAACAAAGATCTATTTAGCAGTCTATGATCGCTGGGGTGTTCGGGTCTTTGAAACGGAGGATATAAAAGAAGCTATAGAGACTGGATGGGATGGAAAATACAAAAGAAAAGAGCAAGGTATGGCTGTGTTTGTTTATTATGTGAAAGTTAAATTTGTGGATGGGACATCTGATACAAAAAAAGGGGATGTAACCCTGATAAGATAA
- a CDS encoding T9SS type B sorting domain-containing protein, which translates to VNYSWSPGIGLNSDTVFNPFASPDTTTTYMVTVTDSNSCPALDSVTVTVFTLPIATAQPDTAICNGDSAQLNATGGANYSWYPGLGLSNDSVFDPLAGPDTTTTYIVTITDTNGCQAKDSVTVTIKNLPAANAGIDREICAGDSIQLAAGGGAVYNWWPSAGLSDTAIADPVANPLTTTTYYVIVTDTNTACSAIDSMTLMVNPLPNVTANADPDTTICLGGSVKLVATGGGAYSWSPATALSCTTCLSPVAAPVTTTTYYINIQDGNGCVGSDSVTIIVTNAFTTTISPTPESCAGNKDGTADLTVSGGTPPLQYIWSNGDSTEDITGLAAGIYVVMITDSNGCQRQDSVVITVSMVLASAGKDTTITKGDSIILQASGGKLYLWSPGTGLSDTTIANPVAKPDETTTYYVTVTDSNGCTGVDSVTIIVIDITEKQLFIPNAFTPNGDGENDVFRITGKGIKSIYLIVYNRWGDNVFETRIVDEAMNAGWDGKHNGEEQGMAVFVYYLEVQFEDRTSDIRKGDVTLIR; encoded by the coding sequence GTAAATTATAGCTGGTCGCCTGGCATAGGATTAAACAGCGACACTGTTTTTAACCCTTTTGCCAGCCCTGATACAACGACAACTTATATGGTAACAGTAACAGACAGCAATAGCTGCCCGGCTTTAGATTCTGTAACTGTTACGGTTTTTACGCTGCCTATTGCAACAGCGCAACCAGATACGGCAATTTGTAATGGCGATAGCGCTCAACTCAATGCTACCGGAGGAGCTAATTATAGCTGGTACCCAGGTTTGGGATTAAGTAATGATAGCGTTTTTGATCCTTTAGCTGGCCCCGATACGACAACCACCTATATTGTAACAATAACGGATACAAACGGCTGCCAGGCTAAAGATTCAGTCACCGTTACTATAAAGAATTTACCGGCAGCCAATGCAGGGATAGACCGGGAGATCTGTGCAGGAGATAGCATTCAATTAGCTGCCGGTGGCGGGGCTGTTTACAATTGGTGGCCGTCTGCAGGCTTAAGCGATACTGCTATTGCTGATCCGGTGGCAAATCCCCTGACAACGACTACTTACTATGTGATCGTGACCGATACAAACACAGCTTGTTCTGCCATTGATTCCATGACTCTTATGGTAAATCCTTTACCTAATGTAACAGCAAACGCAGACCCGGACACAACAATTTGCCTGGGCGGGAGTGTTAAGCTGGTTGCAACCGGTGGTGGAGCGTATTCCTGGAGCCCTGCAACGGCTTTAAGCTGCACTACTTGTTTAAGCCCGGTAGCTGCCCCAGTCACAACAACCACCTATTATATAAATATCCAGGATGGAAATGGCTGCGTAGGCTCAGATTCAGTAACCATAATTGTTACAAATGCCTTCACTACAACGATTTCTCCAACACCAGAAAGCTGTGCGGGCAATAAAGATGGCACAGCAGATTTAACTGTTTCAGGCGGAACACCACCATTACAATACATTTGGTCTAATGGCGATAGCACGGAAGATATCACAGGTCTTGCAGCCGGTATTTACGTAGTGATGATAACCGATTCCAATGGATGTCAGAGACAGGATTCTGTTGTTATAACGGTATCTATGGTACTCGCTTCAGCAGGAAAAGATACAACCATCACTAAAGGAGATAGTATAATATTGCAGGCAAGCGGAGGCAAATTATATCTGTGGAGTCCGGGTACTGGATTAAGTGATACTACAATAGCCAATCCTGTTGCAAAGCCGGATGAAACAACTACCTATTATGTAACAGTTACAGATAGTAATGGATGTACGGGAGTAGATTCAGTGACCATTATTGTTATAGATATTACAGAAAAACAACTGTTTATCCCCAACGCGTTCACTCCAAACGGGGATGGAGAGAATGATGTTTTTCGTATAACAGGCAAAGGTATAAAAAGCATCTATTTAATAGTCTATAACCGTTGGGGGGATAACGTTTTTGAAACCCGTATTGTGGATGAGGCTATGAATGCAGGATGGGATGGAAAGCACAATGGGGAAGAACAGGGTATGGCTGTGTTTGTTTATTATCTGGAAGTGCAATTTGAGGATAGGACATCGGATATTAGAAAAGGGGATGTAACGTTGATTAGATAA